CACTCAGATCGCGCGCCGCGTAGCCGATGACCACACCGTAACGCACCACCGCAGCCCCTGCGGCCAGATCGGTCAGCGCCACCTTGTGGCCCTGCGGCACGGCATCGAGCAGCGTGAGTCCGTCCGCGAACCGACTGCCGGCGGGCAGGCCGCCGTCGTTCACCACAATGGCGACGTTATCCTCCGCCTGCATCCGAATGTAGCGCGGCGCGTTTTTCCCGCCAGCCGTCTCCTGCGTTGCTGCCATGTCCTTCACCTCTTCCCTCTCATCCTGCCAGCCCCCGCGTTTCACGACGTTCGCCTTTTTCCCTGCCTGCGATCTGTCGCTTCCCCCGGGCCATGGCACAAAAACCACGGGCAGTCGTTGATGTTCGCTCAACCACCCGTCACTTATGCGTCATCATACATCTAGATATCGAGCAATGCGTGGCTTTACGGGCCTCTGCACGAATCGGGAAAAACCCTTCCCACGCCTTTTGCGGGTTTATCCCACTGCCATTCGACAGACCACCCTCTTGTTCGACTTCAACACATGTTATACGATGACATATAACTCAGCGCCGAGCGCTGGTTGAGCGCCTCCTTTATTCATCGAATCCGGCCCATCAGCCGACAGGAACTCTTGAAATGACTGCACCTCAAGAACTCAAGCAAATCGTCTCGGACGGCTTGTTGTCTTTCCCCGTGACCGACTTCGACGCAATCGGCGACTTCAATGCACGCGGCTACGCCGAGCGTCTGGAGTGGCTCGCGCCGTTCGGCGCGACGGCGCTCTTCGCGGCGGGCGGCACGGGCGAATTCTTCTCGCTCACGCCGCAGGATTACAGCGCCGTCATCAAGACGGCCGTCGACACGTGTGCTGGCAAGGTGCCAATTCTCGCGGGCGCAGGCGGGCCGACCCGTCTGGCCATCGAATACGCGAAGGAAGCCGAGCGTCTGGGCGCAAAGGGTGTGCTGCTCATGCCGCACTACCTGACGGAAGCCAGTCTCGACGGCATTGCCGCGCACGTCGAACAGGTCTGCAAGGCCGTGAACATCGGCGTGATCGTCTACAACCGAGCGAACTCGAAGCTCGGTGCGGACCAACTTGAGCGTCTGGCCGAAAACTGCCCGAACCTGATCGGTTTCAAGGACGGCGTGGGCGACATCGAGCGCATGGTGCAGATCCGTCGTCGCATGGGCGATCGCTTCTCCTATCTGGGCGGCCTGCCGACGGCCGAAGTCTATGCAGCGGCCTACCGCGCGCTGGGCGTGCCGGTGTATTCGTCGGCCGTGTTCAACTTCATTCCGAAGACGGCCATGAAGTTCTATCGCGCCGTGTGCAACAACGATCAGGAGACCATCGGCCACCTGCTCGACACGTTCTTCCTGCCGTATCTGGAGATTCGCAACCGTCGCGCGGGATACGCCGTGAGCATCGTCAAGGCGGGTGCCAGGCTGGTCGGCCGCGACGCCGGTCCGGTGCGCGCACCGCTGACCGACCTGCTGCCGGACGAACTCGCCGCGCTCGACGCGCTCATCAAGAAGGTCGAAGGCTAAGGGGCGCCGCATGCACATCACCGGTGAGATGTTGATCGGCCGCGCCGACGTGCGCGGCAGTGCGGGAACGCTCGAAGCGTTCGACCCGTCGCGTGGCGAACGCCTGACGCCGTCGTTCGGCGCGGGCACCGTGCAGGACGTCGAGCGGGCTTGCGAACTGGCGCGCGCAGCGTTCGATCCGTTTCGCGCGTTGCCGCTGGCGAAGCGCGCCGAATTTCTGGAAGCGGTCGCACAGGCCATCCTGGATCTGGGCGACGCCCTGATCGAACGCGCACACGCCGAGACCGGCCTGCCCGTCGCGCGTCTGCAAGGCGAGCGCGGACGCACCGTCGGTCAGTTACGGATGTTCGCCCGCGTGGTGCGCGACGGACATTTCCTCGACGCCACCATCGACCCCGCACAACCGGCTCGCGAACCGCTGCCGCGCAGCGACCTGCGTCTGGCGAAGATCGGCCTCGGTCCGGTGGCGGTGTTCGGCGCGAGCAACTTCCCGCTGGCGTTCTCCGTCGCGGGCGGCGATACGGCGTCGGCATTCGCGGCGGGCTGCCCGGTGATCGTAAAGGCGCACTCCGCACATTTGGGGACGTCGGAACTCGTGGCACGCGCCGTTCGCTCGGCCGTGCAGAAGCTCGATCTGCCGGAAGGCGTGTTCTCGCTGCTCGTTGGCGAACGTGCCGTGGGCGAGGCGCTGGTGGCGCATCCCGCGATCGCGGCCGTCGGCTTCACCGGTTCGCGTAATGGCGGTCTCGCACTGCAACGCATCGCACAGTCGCGCGCGGTGCCGATTCCCGTATACGCCGAGATGAGCAGCATCAACCCGGTGTACCTGTTGCCCGAAGCGCTGGCTGCACGCGGCGATGCCATCGCAAAGGGATTCGTCGATTCGCTGACGATGGGCGTCGGTCAGTTCTGCACGAACCCGGGGCTGGTACTGGGCCTCGCAGGCGACGCGCTCGAACGTTTCTGCCAGACCGCCTCCGATGCGCTGACGGCCAAGGCCGCAGGCACCATGCTCACGCCAGGCATTCATCAGGCCTACGACAAGGGTGTCGCGCGTCTGACCAACGAGCCGAACGTGACGCTCGTCGCACGCGGTCAGGCGGGCGGCGCATGTCAGGCGCAGGCGGCCCTGTTCCGTACGACGGCCGCCGAGTTTCTCGCCACGCCTGCACTGCACGACGAAATGTTCGGGCCTGCGTCGGTCGTGATCGCTTGCAACACCGTCGACGAAATGATCGCCATCACGGAACGTCTGGAAGGTCAGTTGACGGCCACGCTGCAACTCGACGCTGACGACACCACGAACGCGCGCCGCCTGCTGCCGAGTCTGGAGCGTCGCGCCGGACGCATTCTCGCCAACGGCTTCCCGACGGGCGTCGAAGTGTGTCACGCGATGGTGCACGGCGGCCCGTTCCCGGCAACGTCGAACGCGATGTTCACGTCCGTCGGCGCATCGGCGATCGATCGTTTCCTGCGTCCCGTCTGCTATCAGGATCTGCCGGACGCCCTGCTGCCCGAAGCGTTGCAGGAAGCGAATCCGCTCGGTTTGTGGCGACTTCGCGATGGCGCGCTCGCGCAAGCGTAATCGCAATCGCTGTCCCGCAATGGCAAACGCCCTCGGATCGAGGGCGTTTGCTTTGGTGCGACGTGCGAATAACACGACTGTCGTTATGAGGCCTTATGCGGCGACGGTACGTCCGGCAGCATCAACATGCCGTACAGCGGCGCGACGGGACCGTCGGCCAGTGCTTTCGCCACCGCCTCGAGATCGGTCGACCCCGGCGCACCGATGAGCGCGTAGCCGATCTGTCCCTTGCGCCACGTCACCACGCCCATCTTGTCGATCTGCTGTTCCGCCACGCTCTGATCGGGACGCGTATCGCGCACCACACACAGCGCCACGGGATCGCCCGTCGCCGGGAGATACACCATCTGCACCAGCGCACGGTCCTGCCAGCGCAGACGCTGCACGCGCTTGAACGTCAGGCCCTGCGAGCGCAGGTCGGGCACGCTGATGTCGAGCTTGTCGTTCTGACGAATCTCGCCGACGGTGCGCTCGGTGTCGCTGTCGTCGACGTGGATCGACGCCACCGTGTCACGCGCATACAACTGCTGATACTCCGCGGCGGCGCGCACCCACGTCCGGCCCTGTGCGGGCGCAGGGGCGACAGAGGCGGTCATGAAGCCCCCGGCTCCCGAGCGATTCAGCACGCCCGACATCAACGGCAGCGTAATCGCCGTCGCCGCGACACCCGCCGCAAA
The Pandoraea oxalativorans genome window above contains:
- the kdgD gene encoding 5-dehydro-4-deoxyglucarate dehydratase, with product MTAPQELKQIVSDGLLSFPVTDFDAIGDFNARGYAERLEWLAPFGATALFAAGGTGEFFSLTPQDYSAVIKTAVDTCAGKVPILAGAGGPTRLAIEYAKEAERLGAKGVLLMPHYLTEASLDGIAAHVEQVCKAVNIGVIVYNRANSKLGADQLERLAENCPNLIGFKDGVGDIERMVQIRRRMGDRFSYLGGLPTAEVYAAAYRALGVPVYSSAVFNFIPKTAMKFYRAVCNNDQETIGHLLDTFFLPYLEIRNRRAGYAVSIVKAGARLVGRDAGPVRAPLTDLLPDELAALDALIKKVEG
- a CDS encoding anti-sigma factor family protein codes for the protein MNEDDIRLLAYVDDALPPTERAEVEAAIAASPELADAVASLRASRLPYRETFAAQMIPPVPQRLSAGLDALLREHAQRQVSPPVQDVQPDAHAPDAVNSTAPVPLQPARVDTSHNVPAANDAPAGRRVRPWWLAAAFAAGVAATAITLPLMSGVLNRSGAGGFMTASVAPAPAQGRTWVRAAAEYQQLYARDTVASIHVDDSDTERTVGEIRQNDKLDISVPDLRSQGLTFKRVQRLRWQDRALVQMVYLPATGDPVALCVVRDTRPDQSVAEQQIDKMGVVTWRKGQIGYALIGAPGSTDLEAVAKALADGPVAPLYGMLMLPDVPSPHKAS
- a CDS encoding aldehyde dehydrogenase (NADP(+)), with protein sequence MHITGEMLIGRADVRGSAGTLEAFDPSRGERLTPSFGAGTVQDVERACELARAAFDPFRALPLAKRAEFLEAVAQAILDLGDALIERAHAETGLPVARLQGERGRTVGQLRMFARVVRDGHFLDATIDPAQPAREPLPRSDLRLAKIGLGPVAVFGASNFPLAFSVAGGDTASAFAAGCPVIVKAHSAHLGTSELVARAVRSAVQKLDLPEGVFSLLVGERAVGEALVAHPAIAAVGFTGSRNGGLALQRIAQSRAVPIPVYAEMSSINPVYLLPEALAARGDAIAKGFVDSLTMGVGQFCTNPGLVLGLAGDALERFCQTASDALTAKAAGTMLTPGIHQAYDKGVARLTNEPNVTLVARGQAGGACQAQAALFRTTAAEFLATPALHDEMFGPASVVIACNTVDEMIAITERLEGQLTATLQLDADDTTNARRLLPSLERRAGRILANGFPTGVEVCHAMVHGGPFPATSNAMFTSVGASAIDRFLRPVCYQDLPDALLPEALQEANPLGLWRLRDGALAQA